The genomic window AACCAGTATGTCAGCAGATAAAAAACAAAGAGAGAAAAGAAAAATGAAACCCACAATAATAGTGTTACGGCAGTATAACCACGAGTAAAAAGTGCCATTACTGTCTGGTATTCAATGGGCTTATCATTGTGCTGACTATTTTTCAAACTCTCCCAGTCAACATGACGATTAATCGAAAAAACGATGTTTTCTAACGCTGCTATTGCTCTTACATTGTTTCTTTTGATTAAGCATTCGAGTGACTCTGGCAAATAAAAAAAATTAGAGGCACGCAAAGAAGGGGAAGAAATCCACCAAAATAAAATAGCCAGTGCCAACTTAGCTGCTGCAACACGACATTAGCAATCGCGCCACCGATGGCAATACCGATGGTGAAGCCGCTCCAACTCAGAGTACACAGCAGCATACGATAGCGCTGAGGAGAATATTCAGAACATAGTGAAATACATATCGGCATCGCTCCACCCAAGCCGATGCCTGTTAAAAACCGAAATAAAATAAGCGAATGAAGATCAGTCACTAGACCACATAAAATAGACCCAACTCCATAAACGAATGTTGAAAATATCAGCAGTTTTTTTCTGCCGAACTTATCAGCCAGCGGTCCAAAAATCATACTGCCGAGCATTAACCCCAGCATCCCGACAACAAATAGCCAGGAAAGGGAATCAGGGGTCAGGCTCATTTCTTTTTTTAATACTGGAGCAAGATAAGCAACAATGGAAATGTCAAAACCATCCAGCAACACAATGAAAAAACAAATAATAATGACCTTCCATTGAAAACGGCTTATTTTATTCTGGTCAATAAACGCTCTCATTGCGCTAACCGTAATTTGCGCTTCATGTACCATATCTTACGATTCTCCGTTTCAAAATACGCTAAAAAAGGTAGGTTGCTGATATGTAATATAACGTTAAGACTGTCATCAATAAGAATGCTACGGCAGGAAATAAAACAGGGATGACCCGGAAATAATCTAGCCGATAAATACGCTTATTTACTCTTTAACTGGTCATAATTTTGTTCAATATCATCGGCAATATCCAATTGATCCTGCAACATAAACAAAATATGCTCTTTTTCTACGCATGGGTTAAGTAACACAACACGTAAAAAAACCAGCGCCTTATTACCATGACAAGCAAATTTTCGTTCGCTGCGTGAAACAAAGCTTTTCCCTCTACTGCGCTGGATCTTTTGCAACAGACAATTAAACTCACTAATCTGTTGGTTGTCCTCCGCAGTTAATGCTTTATTTCTAAAGCGTTTCGGTATAAATCGGTAGCTTAAGATATTTATTGTCGGTTCAGTTAATAGTTCAAAGGCGGGATGATTCTTGATATAGCTAGCCATGTTTTTGATGTTATCCATCGCCGTCCCAAAAAGCTCACCATAGCCTTGCTTACCAATCAGATGCAGACATGCGTGTAGATAAAGCATATTCGCAGGGCGCGTTCCTTCAAGGGTAAATCGCCCCTGATCAAGTGATGTTTTGCGTACTGCATAAGGCGCCGTATGTATAAGAACACGTGAAAGTTCTGGTTTTTTAAAGAACAGCATGCCAGTGCCAATCGGCATGAGCATTTGTTTATGGCCGTCGATCGTCACTGTATCTGCTAGCTCAATACCTGCCAGCAGGAATTTGTGCTTATGGCTTAAGATAAACGCACCACCCCATGCTGCATCTATATGCACATGGATGCCATACCGTCTTCCTAATTCGGCAATCTCAAACAGTGGGTCAATGGAACCAAAATCCGTTGTCCCAGCAATCCCGACGATGGCTGCAACGGTAATCCCCTGCTTTGTGCACGCCTGAATTTGTTGTTCAATATGATCAACATATACCTTTTGTTGCTGATTAACCGGTAAACGATATAACTCAAACCCCAACAGTGCCGCCGCTTTGTCAAAGGAGTAATGCAGTAGCTCAGAACCAATAACCGCCAATCGACTTTCCGAATTTTGCCTAGCCTGACGTGTAGCAACCCACATCGCAGTTAAATTGGCCATTGTCCCACCACTAGTAAAAATTCCAGTGGTTTTACTAAAATCTTGGTTTATATCGGCGTAGAAATCATCATTACAATTGAAAATTTCCTGATGTAATAACTTTAGTAATTGGCGTTCCAACAACGTTAATCCTCTGCTGGTTTCCATCTTTACCATATTTTGATTTAACGTCTGGATTAAACGCCCAATCTCCGGAATAAATGATGGCAAAGGGCTAGTCATATGGCCTAAATAGGTGGGACTGGCCAAATGAGAACAAGCTGGAATAATCGTTTCTAGAATATCAGAGAGATAATTCTTGATACTTGCCGGCTCTTCAGGAATGGTTAACGAAGAAAATGTATTCCCCAATACGTCTTTATTAAATGTATTAACTTCATCTTTTTGCTGAGAAAACGCGTCAATACACAAATCAATACCTTCCTGAAAATAAGGTGCGGAAGGTGAAAATAACGTCTTAATAAAAAAGGTTTCTTTCATTGAATAGCCACCAGATGACTTAATGCTTCGATAGCAGAAGAATTAATGTTGAATTAGACTCATTTTGAACTGCCCTAATTGCCAGAAATCCCGCAAAAAAAGTATTCAAAATAGAACCCGTTGTTACGACAAAATAGCCCAATGTTTGCGCGAGATAAAAACAAACGGCAAACTAATAAATACGTTTAGGTAGATTATTAATATTTTTATCAGCCATATGAACACAGCCCTCACTATGGCAACCATTAATGACGTTCGGACGTTGCTATTTTCAATCCAATGGACAAAGGTATCAGGCAAATCAGAACTATGATGGCTGAAAAAATAAATGGATAACCATCGCTATCAGGTAATGAAAGATTTACCGTATAGTAATACATACTGGTTGCACAAACAGGCCCCACTACCGCCCAAAAACTGGTAATTGACGATAACGCTCCCATTAACTGCCCTTGTTCAGACGCTGAAACCTGTGATGAAAAAATACTCACAATCGATGAATTGCTGATACTTGAAAAACTATAAATCATCATCGCGATGTATATCGTTACGTTACTGTTTGAAAACGCAATACATGTCAAACCCAACGCGAACAGAAAAAAGCCAAGCAATGGTATTTTATTATCGCTTAATACATAGCGAACTAATTTGAGTAATGCCGTTTGAGCAAATAAGCCACCGAGTCCAAGAATAACAAATGATGTTGCAATTTGGCTGTCGCTCCACGCAAAGCGATATTTCGTAAAAAATGGCCATAGCGTAATCGGGAACTGGGTCGCAAACATAAACAAAATTTGCACAATAAACAGATGAAACAGACCTTTATATTTAAGAAAATAGGCAATCGAGGAGAATGGATTATCAAGTTT from Providencia sneebia DSM 19967 includes these protein-coding regions:
- a CDS encoding MFS transporter; protein product: MVHEAQITVSAMRAFIDQNKISRFQWKVIIICFFIVLLDGFDISIVAYLAPVLKKEMSLTPDSLSWLFVVGMLGLMLGSMIFGPLADKFGRKKLLIFSTFVYGVGSILCGLVTDLHSLILFRFLTGIGLGGAMPICISLCSEYSPQRYRMLLCTLSWSGFTIGIAIGGAIANVVLQQLSWHWLFYFGGFLPLLCVPLIFFICQSHSNA
- a CDS encoding aminotransferase class V-fold PLP-dependent enzyme; the encoded protein is MKETFFIKTLFSPSAPYFQEGIDLCIDAFSQQKDEVNTFNKDVLGNTFSSLTIPEEPASIKNYLSDILETIIPACSHLASPTYLGHMTSPLPSFIPEIGRLIQTLNQNMVKMETSRGLTLLERQLLKLLHQEIFNCNDDFYADINQDFSKTTGIFTSGGTMANLTAMWVATRQARQNSESRLAVIGSELLHYSFDKAAALLGFELYRLPVNQQQKVYVDHIEQQIQACTKQGITVAAIVGIAGTTDFGSIDPLFEIAELGRRYGIHVHIDAAWGGAFILSHKHKFLLAGIELADTVTIDGHKQMLMPIGTGMLFFKKPELSRVLIHTAPYAVRKTSLDQGRFTLEGTRPANMLYLHACLHLIGKQGYGELFGTAMDNIKNMASYIKNHPAFELLTEPTINILSYRFIPKRFRNKALTAEDNQQISEFNCLLQKIQRSRGKSFVSRSERKFACHGNKALVFLRVVLLNPCVEKEHILFMLQDQLDIADDIEQNYDQLKSK
- a CDS encoding tetracycline resistance MFS efflux pump, with product MQKKTLSLSFICLLVTVFLDQIGLFLIYPIIPSLLESVTHDTVVDNALIGGWLLATFGIMQFLFAPIMGAISDKFGRKPILIICFVAFTFDYLLYALSQNLYLLFLARIIAGIAGSPVIVSLASVADMSDEKSKMQNYGFLFGVMSLGLVIGPAISAVAVQYGVRVPFYAASVFSLIGLLCVIFLFKETLNKEERRAFKLDNPFSSIAYFLKYKGLFHLFIVQILFMFATQFPITLWPFFTKYRFAWSDSQIATSFVILGLGGLFAQTALLKLVRYVLSDNKIPLLGFFLFALGLTCIAFSNSNVTIYIAMMIYSFSSISNSSIVSIFSSQVSASEQGQLMGALSSITSFWAVVGPVCATSMYYYTVNLSLPDSDGYPFIFSAIIVLICLIPLSIGLKIATSERH